The genome window TCTCGCCGACCGTGAGCTCGGGGACGAGCTGGCCGAACTGGAAGACGAAGCCGAAGTCGCCGCGGCGCAGCTCGCTGCGCTCCTCGTCGGTGGCCCGCGCGAGGTCGCGGCCGCGGTAGCGCACCTCGCCCTTCTCGGGCACCAGGATCCCGGCCAGGCAGTGCAGGAGCGTGGACTTGCCCGAGCCGGAGGAACCCATCACCGCGACCATCTCGCCGGCGGTCACCGCCAGCCCCGCACCGCGCAGCGCCGGCGTGGCCCCGAACGACAGGTGCAGGTCGGAAGCGGTCAGCAGGATCTCGGTACCCGGGGACCGCTCGGCCCGCGAGTCACCCGTCATGAGGGAACCTCCTTGGTGATCTGACCGAGGCGCCGCACGGCGGTTTCGAGCCACCGCAGGTCCGCCTCGAGGTGGAAGAGCGCGAAGTCCAGGACGAGCTGCTCGCCCGGTTCGGCGTCGTTCTTGCGTCGCGTGAGGTCGCGCATGACCTCCAGGTGCGCCTGCCGCTGGGAGTCGAGGACCTCGGTGGCGTCCCGGCCGGAGAGCATCGCCAGCACGAGCTTGGTGTAGAGCGTGTTCTGCAGGCTGGCGACCGGTTTCTCCGGTGTGGCCAGCCATTCCTCGACCTTGTGCACGCCCGCGTCGGTGATCGAGTACCGCTTGCGTTCCGGTCCCTCGCCCGACTCGACTCCCTCGACGGCCACCAGGCCGTCCCGCAGCAGCCGGGAGAGGGTCGAGTACACCTGCCCGTAGGCCAGCGACTTGGCGTGGCCGAAGCGCTCGTCGTAGGCGCGCTTGAGGTCGTACCCGTGGCGCGAGCCGCCTTCCAGCAACCCGAGCAAGGTGTGACCGATCGACATGGCGGCGACTATACACACGGTCTATACACCGAGTACATACACTCGAGGAATAGAGTGCTGACCTGCACTTGTACCGTTCGGATCAACATCAGGTGCCCCATCTTGGCGGCTTATCTACTCCTGAGTAGCATTACTTGGAAGTAAAGTGTTGTTCGAGTCCCGGAGGACGCCGATGAGCGGGAAGAACCTGAGCGGCCAGCGCTCGGGACGTGACGCGATCGGGTACGCGCTCGCCGCGCTCAACCGGTTCGCCGGCAACCGCGTCGTGGACCGGTTGGGCCTGCGCAAGCCCGCCGAGCGGGTGATGTTCGAGACCACCAGGGCCGGATTCCGCACCGTGGGCGCCGCGAGCCGCTCGTTCAAGGCGGTCCGGCGCGGCGGCAAGCCGGCCCGCCTCCCGGCCGCGCCCCGGCAGGACCTGTTCGACCTCACCCCCACCGACGAGCAGGAGATGATCCGGCAGACGGTCCGGGAGTTCGCGGCCGAGAAGCTGCGCCCGGCGGCCGCCGACGCCGACACCAAGTGCGCGCCGCCCGACGGGCTGCTCCAGCAGGCCGCCGAGCTCGGCGTCACGCTCGTCGGGATTCCCGACGAAGCGGGCGGCATCGGCAGCGAACGCTCCGCGGTGACCGGTGTGCTGGTGGCCGAGGCCATGGCGCACGGGGACATGGGTCTGGCCGTGTCGTGCCTGGCACCCTCGGCGGTGAGCACCGCGCTGGTCGCCTGGGGCGACGAGTCCCAGCAGGCGCAGTACCTGCCTTCCTTCGTCGGCGACGACGTCCCCGCGGCCGCACTGGCCGTGCTGGAGCCGCGTCCGCTGTTCGACCCCTTCGACCTGCGCACGCGCGCTCGCCGCACGGGAGGCGGCTTCGTGCTGGAGGGGGTCAAGTCGCTGGTGCCGCGTGCGGCGGAGGCTGAGCTGTTCGTCGTGGCCGCCGAGCTCGACGGTGCACCCCGGCTGTTCCTGGTGGAGTCCGACACCGCGGGGCTGTCGATCGAGGCCGAGCCTTCGATGGGGCTGCGCGGCGCGGCCATGGGCCGCGTCGCGCTCGACGGCGTGCACCTGCCTGAGACGGCGCTGCTGGGAGAGCGGGAGTCCTACGTGGAGTGCGTCCGCTCCGCGCGGATCGCGTGGTGCGCGCTGGCGGTCGGAACCGGGCAGGCGGTGCTGGACTACGTCATCCCCTACGTGAACGACCGGGTCGCCTTCGGCGAGCCGATCAGCCACCGCCAGGGCGTCGCGTTCAGGGTCGCCGACATCGCCACCGAGCTGGAGGGCATGCGGCTGGCGACCTACCGCGCCGCGAGCC of Saccharopolyspora erythraea contains these proteins:
- a CDS encoding helix-turn-helix transcriptional regulator, which codes for MSIGHTLLGLLEGGSRHGYDLKRAYDERFGHAKSLAYGQVYSTLSRLLRDGLVAVEGVESGEGPERKRYSITDAGVHKVEEWLATPEKPVASLQNTLYTKLVLAMLSGRDATEVLDSQRQAHLEVMRDLTRRKNDAEPGEQLVLDFALFHLEADLRWLETAVRRLGQITKEVPS
- a CDS encoding acyl-CoA dehydrogenase family protein; its protein translation is MSGKNLSGQRSGRDAIGYALAALNRFAGNRVVDRLGLRKPAERVMFETTRAGFRTVGAASRSFKAVRRGGKPARLPAAPRQDLFDLTPTDEQEMIRQTVREFAAEKLRPAAADADTKCAPPDGLLQQAAELGVTLVGIPDEAGGIGSERSAVTGVLVAEAMAHGDMGLAVSCLAPSAVSTALVAWGDESQQAQYLPSFVGDDVPAAALAVLEPRPLFDPFDLRTRARRTGGGFVLEGVKSLVPRAAEAELFVVAAELDGAPRLFLVESDTAGLSIEAEPSMGLRGAAMGRVALDGVHLPETALLGERESYVECVRSARIAWCALAVGTGQAVLDYVIPYVNDRVAFGEPISHRQGVAFRVADIATELEGMRLATYRAASRAEQGLSHARETALARRLCAAKGMAIGSDGVQLLGGHGFVKEHPVERWYRDLRAIGVAEGIVMV